The region CCACTGAACAGGGTGGGTTGGGGCTGCAGTGCCCAGCCCTCAGCCTGGAAATCGGCAGGCAGTCACTGCCCCTCAGCTCCCTGAACTGTGTCTGTCCATGTTGTATGGGCACCACTCCTTCCCTCCCTGAGGCCCGGCACCACTGGACCACACTCCTGACCTTGAGGCCCAAGCCCAGCACGCCAGCACACAAGCCTCAGTGGGACTGCTGGTGGACGGCCCCCAGCCAGCCACACAGGCTCCTCCAAGACCCGCTGGGCCCGCCCCATGTGGCCCTGCTGTAGGCCACGAGGCAGCCCGCACTCGCCAGGCCAGCCCCAGACAGAGCAGGTGCACAGAGCTCAGGGCCTTGGCCGGGTGGCCCAGCCTAGCTGACGCCTGATGCTGACAAGAAAGAAGCCCCACATGAGGACACCCATGTGCCTCCTCTTCTAATGTTGCGGGTTTTCTACAAAGAACATGAATCAATAGCAAAACCAGAGAAAAGCAACAAACAGAGGCTGTTTTAGAATAAGCCTCTGGGAGGTCTGCTGAGTGCTTCCTACCCACAGGTGGTGGCAGAGGGCTGAGGAGCCAAGACAGACTGGTAGGAGCCTGACACTGAAAGGGAGGCCTCGTGGTCTCCAAATCCAAACAGCATCACCAGTCTCAGCCCTGGAGGTGGGACCTCAAGTCCGATGCCCCAGGATGTCCCTGGAAGGGGCCGTAAGACAAACATCCACCTCACAGGCCCAGTGGGGACTTTGGCTCCCCACACTTGCCAGAGCCGTCTTGAAAGCTCaacccagccctgccccaccccagccctccctgcAGGCAGCTAGGTTGGAGGCCTCGAGGATGAGCAGGCCTGGGCGCTGCGGGAGGAGAGCATGCATGCCACGGGCTCCCAGGTCCATACCACAGGCACCCACAGGAAGGGCGCCTCCAGCACAAGTCACCTTCCTCATGATTTTGCGGCCATAAAACATCACTTTGTCTCTCTTCCGGAACCTGTACTGAGGAGCGGGCTGCACTTGTCCTGCAAGGAGAGCAAAAGGGTGGCCTGAGGCACAGCCAGGACCCTGTGAGGACTCTGCCCCGCTGCTGAGTCCCACTGCGTGTGGGAAGGGCAGCGCCTCACAGGGTTATGACACACGCTCAGCAAACGGGAAGCACCTCTCCTCACTGGGGCCTTGCTGGGAATCAAGCCAGGAAAGCTCAGAACAGACTCAAATTCCATGGACCCAATACGCACAGCCTCAGCCTGAACAGGCCAGTAATTTCCAACAAAAGCCAGCATGAACTTGAGGGGCTCGAAATGCATGGCAAGTCGCCCAGACCTCCCTGGGCCTCGTCCTCCCCCTGGAGACAAGTCTGAAGCAGGATACTCACGGGATCGGTTAACCTTTCTGTGCACAAAAAAGACAGTGATGCCAAGCAGGGCCAGAGCCAGGGCCAGGAGGGCTCCAACTGCAATCCCCATCAGCTGGGTGAAGGTGCAGACAGCACCCGTCAGCAAGGCCACCAGGGAGTCCCTCCCCCGAGCCCCCCAGCGCCCCCAGCATGGGCCAGGCATGAACGGGCCAGGGGCAGCCTGGGCTCAAACAGGCCATAGGTCCCAGGGCCCGCCCATCATGTGGGAGCACcagtggttaccatggtggaCTGTGAATGCTGCTCTGTCAACTGCAGCGCCCAGGATCCTAGGGTGGCATCCAGAGAGAAGCCAGCCTGCAGAAGGACACTGGGTCAGGAAGGGCCAGGGTGGGCGTGGCCCAGCCTCCCAGGGCAGAAGAGCTGCAGGTCAGGGAGGAAGTCAGCAGCCCCAGGGACCTCCAGAAGGAAGCACCTTCAGGCCGCTGAGGCCCGTCTCAAGCACACCTGCTCAGGGCACAGAGCCCCACCTCTCAGCCACCCTTGGGGTGGTCAGCGGGGCCAGCACTGCTGTGTGGACAACAAATGCTCTGGGCTTCATCAGTGCATCAGAACCCTAGACCCTCAGCTCTCCAGCTCCTCAAGATTCAAGTCCAGAGGAGGTGGCCGGCTGGCCACAGAGGTGCCAAGGCCTCTTTTAGTTCCCTCTGATCCCCAACAGGACCACGGACTGCCAGCCCCAGCGCACGCATTAGCCTCCCACGGGCAGTGCTGAGAAACCTCAAGAAACCATCTGGGTTTTGAGAACATTAATACCAGCTCACAGCAGAGAAGGGCTGCGTGCCTGCTCCCCTACCGCCTCCCAAGGAAGAAGTTCACAGGGGCCTCAGAAGTCCAgaccagagggaaggagggaggcagggagggaagagggaagggtAAGCACGGGGTGGTGCGTGGGCAGACGCTGGGGCCGCTCACACGGACACGCTGGCTCACTTCCCAAGATGAAGTGGGAAGACCGGCCGGCCAACACACAGCCACGCCCCTTCCCGTGGTGCCCCGCAGCGCCCCCCAGCGGCCAGGAGCAGGCTGGGGCGGGGCACTCGTTGATCCTCTCAGGTTTCCACACAAGCGCCAGGGACCAAAGCGCTGCCCCACCCTCCAGAGAGCCGGGGTCAGACACGGCACTGATGCCAGAAAAGGAGACCGAACAGCGTCTGGAAAAGTTGCTCAAAAGCAGACTGTTGCATCAAGACAGAATGAATGAGTGATCAGAAAACTCAACCCTTTCAGGCGGCAGATGGAAGCAGCAGGGCTCTCGGCTCTGGAGCTGGGATACCCAACTACTCCTGGCCCAGACCACGTGCTCAGCTCTGGGGAACATCAACAGTCGGCGGCACAAGAGCAACAGCGACCGCGTCTTCCCCTAAGTGTGTCCCTCAGAGCTCAACTGCCATGCTGGGGATGGCCAGGGCTATGCAAGGAAGCGTCACACGATGTTTCATAACCCATTTGCTCAATCTGCTGTGTGTGGGCATCGCACTTCCCTAGCTGTTCACCGTTGTTTCAATGCATCTAATTTTCTGGGTTAGGAATAAAGGCCTTAGTGATACAGCTACAGATGTTCCACTGAGGAAAAGTTGCTGCGTCAAAACAAGCAGGCGGAGTCCCAAGTGGAGGCAGGAATAGAGAAGTGTGACGTcaggggaaggagaggcaggGCTCCAGCTCCAACAAGGCGCCAGAAGAGCCCAAGTTGCCACTCCCACGTTCAGGAGGCTTCCAGGGGCTGCCGCCAGAGCAGATGCTAAAAGCGCCCTTTCTCCTGGTCCAGAAATGCGCCCAGTGGAGATTCTAAGGCTCTGGTTCATCCCTGGAGTCCTCAGTTCCATACCTCCGCGTCAGCATCCTCCTCTTGCTCCATGGCTAAAAACAAAAGACAGCCTAGGTGAAACGCAATAAGCCGGCTCAAATAAGGGCAGGTGCCCAGCCCTCAGGCTCACAGGCAGAGCGCTGCTTTCTGCCTTGTGCCCTGGGATGCTTTCCAGGGTAAACTGCATTTCCATTGGAGGAAAATGCTGATGGAAAACTGTTCCCTGTCTGGGAACAGCCCTCACAGGACTGtccaggaaaccaggaccacagCCAAGCCCCCAGCTCCTCTCCCAGGCTGTCAGGGCACGTGTGCGCAGCCCACAGCAGTTGGGACCTCCCTGCAGGGGAAGGGGCAAGAGCTGGACAGGATGGGGCCTCAGGCTGGACAGAGCCTCCCTTGTGGCTGGTACCAGGGGATTCCCATCCAGGGTAGCTGGGCCCTCAAGGTGGATGTGTTGGTCCAGGGGACAATGAACGTAGGACCAGCCTTTGCTCGCCTGACCTCTGGTGAGGAGGAGCCAGGTCTGGGGCCTTCACCCTGCGATTCCCAAGCCCCCTAGAAAGCCAAAGCAAAGGAGGGTCTCTCTCTTCCAAAATCCCACCCAGAAAATCCAGGAGAAGGCAAGCTCAGGGTCAGTGCATTTGCTCGCAGTCCAATGTCCCGTGTCCCTGGCCCACGTGGGAAACCCTGCCTTCCCAGATGAGACCCAAGGGCCAGCAATACCTCAGCTGACCAGGCCAGTCTCCCCACGCCCCCAGGTTTGTGGTGGGTGGGGCTCACTGCTCCCCCACACCGGCTACGCAGGGCCCGCTCCTCCGACTGGGTCAGCACACGGCCAGAGGGCAGGCCACCCGGTGCGAGACAGCCGGGGGCTGCAGGGCGGGGTACGGCGGGATTGGAGGTGTCAGGCTCAGAGGGCCTCCAGAGCTTGCGGGCCTCTGGGTCGGGGTCAGGGGCCACTGGAGTCAGGGGGCCGCTGAGGCGGGGCCGTCAGACTGTCCAGGGGTTAATGTCCGGGGCCCGAGGGGACGCGGCTCCGGTTTCCACAGGCGGTCACCGTGCAGCGCAGGGCCGGGCGGGCCTGGGGCGGTGTTCCTTCGGGCGCGGGTTTGGAAGCTGATGGCTCCCCCTTCCCACAGGGACCGGCGCCCCGGGCCTTGCAACACCGGGAAACTCAGCGTCAACTCACCGAGACCGCGCGCGCCCGACGCCCGCGCTCCCGTCACCCTACCTCgacgccccgcccccggcccgcccCAGAGGCCCCGCCCTCTAGCAAGGCCGAGGCTGCTCATTGGACCCGAAGCAGCCAATCGGAGATGCTCTTCCTGCGGTGCGAAGGCCTCGAGCGCCGGAAGTTGTGCTGGCCGCCGGAAGCCTCTGTGGGAGCAGCGAAGGGATCCGGTTCTTTGCAGCCCGTGGTTTGTGTTGGGGTCGGGGGCGCTCGCGTCTGCAAGGCATGGGCCTCCTGAGTGGGGCCGTTCGAGCCCTGATGCGGGGCGCTGACCGGATGAGCAAGTGGACCAGCAAGCGCGGCCCTCGCACCTTCTGCAAGAGCCGCGGCGCCAAGGGCACCGGAGTCCGAGCGCTCGACGGAACGTTCGTGCAGGTCAAGGAGATGGTCCCGGAGCTGGTGGTGCCCGAGCTGGCCGGCTTCAGGCTCAAGCCCTACGTGAACTACCGCGCCCCGGCGGGCACGGACACACCCCTGACGGCCCGGCAGCTCTTCCAGGAAGCTGCGGCGCCCGCTGTCGCGAAGGACTTCGAGAACGGCACCTTTGACCCCGAGCACCTGGAGAAGTACGGCTTTGAGCCCACCCAGGAAGGCAAGCTCTTCCAGCTGTACCCCAAGAACTTCCCGCGCTAAGAGCGGGGCAGCCGAGGCCTGCGCCCGCCCGGCTCCGCCTACCGCCGTCCCGGGCGTGGGCCGGGGAGGCGCTTCTCTCAGTCCGGTGCCATTAAAGACCCTGGTTACCGTGCATTTGTTTTTGGCGTTTGGTCATTGCCCAACGAAAGCATAGAGCGGAAGAGCTGAGGGAGTAGGGACCTAGGCGGATTCTCGGGGACATCCCTTCCGTGCCCTGTGAAGCTCTGGAAGCAGGCGGCTTCCCGACCGGAAGGTCCTGGGAAGTGGGCCAGCGGGAAGAACATCACTCAGCAGCTTGCGGGAGGTAGGGAATATACAAGGCAGATGGTGCCACATGATTAATTCAGCCACCAGATTCTTTCCCAAGCCATAGCCAGGAAGCATATCCTTCATAGGTTCAAAGCAACTACGTTTGAGGGGGCAGGTGAAAGAAACTGCCCCTCTTGGGCAGACCTAAATGTGAGGCTGTAACAGGAAGTTGATGCCCAAGCTCGGGTTTCTCTAGTATGTTTCGGGGTGCCTTTTTCAGCACGTAGTCCATCACATTTTATGTATTCTGTTTAATATTTAATTGATCCTTAAGTTAAATAACCGAACATAAACTTTAAAGGAGGGTCCAATATTACAGAAATAAATGGACTACCAGCTGAGGATTGATTATTCCAGCACAGAATAACTTCTCATAACACATTCTGATCTACATTGGCATGTTGCGTTTTACTACCAGAAAACAAGAAGGCAAAGATGAGAACCTTGTTTTCTGACTCTGGACACCTATGTGTGATGTTAGCAGGTGGTGAGGATTGGCCTGTTTCTTCAAAGGCCAAAATGAACTCATCTGTGGGAGTGAGACAAGTCACACACCCTTCAAGCTCCAAGAGTTACTAGTGTCCAGGGTTTGGAAGCTACTAGAGTTGGTTTCCTAAAACCACAGCGAGGAAGTGTATTCAATCCACCACCTTGACTTAACAAGCACTTCCAGCCCTTGTCGAGCCCCAGCAGCTCAGACTGTGACCTGCTTCCCTACACTATCTGCACAGGAAGTGGGTACGAGCACTGCCGGTGCCATCAGGAGGCACTTTTCAAATGTTCAGATAAAACGGCTGTtacatagctttaaaaaaaaaatttccctgtaaTAATTTTGTGCATTTCAAATTCAGTTTTTATAGTTATATTTTCTGGGCTTTTTCTCTGCTAACGTATCATTTTGAATCTTATATTATTAAATAAGGTTcaaggaagcaaaaaaaaaaaacactgtcctTTGGTTAATGTAAATAGTTGCTTTAAGAAGTATGAAAATCTGAAAGTCAAACCCACACAAGTTTGGGAGCTGGGAACCAAGCCCAGCAACAAGACAGCTAGGGCACAGACCCTTTGCGGTCAGCAAGATTCACCATCTTGAAGGCACCCATACGTGAGGCTTATTTAAGAGAAGCCAACAGTCTGAGTGTCCACACTAGATTCTCTGCGGGGAGCCCCCTACAATGCAGCCTTGGGCTGCGCTGAGATGGTCAGAAGGCAGTCCATCACACACAAGGTGAAGTCGTGCTCCTGGCAGAAATGTATGATGTCCAGCCAAGCGATCTCTTCCCAGCTCAGCTGCTCTCCCACTTCCAGAGGTGAAGAATGTGATCGTAAAAGGAGCAAGTGGCTAAGAGGTTAACACGAGGGTTTGCAGCTTCCAGGCCCAGGCCACTCTCACAGGCCGCAGTCCCTGCCGCATGTGGCCGGCTGCCGCTCCTCCTCGTGTCGTCTGTGAGTGGCTGAAGACAAGTCATCAGCTTGTTTGCGCTCTGGAGTTTGGTACCAACCTCTCCACCGTCATCAGCTGAAGGACCAAGTGAGGGCGCTGGCGACTGGCCAACCACCTTCAGGTTACAGGCTGGATCTGCTGTTCTGGCTCCTGGGTCGCCGTAGGGAAAGGACCCCGAGCTGGGGCACTGCTGGGTCTGCAGCAGATGGGGGAAGTTGAGCCAGGACCAGTCGGCTCCATACACCAACGAGTCGGGCGACGGGTGGGACCCAGAGACTGTGCACACTTCCTGCTTCTCCTCTGGAGTGAGACAGAAAATGGGACACAGAGTGGGTCCCATCACTGACCCAGCggcccctgcccaccctccaAGGGAGAGCCCCCCAGACACAGCCACTCATCGTGTGTTGTGCAGAGGCATCTGGGAGACACAGGCAGATGGGCAGGGAAGAACACAGCCCTGCCCCTTGCAGCACGTGTTCCCGAGCAGAACCAGCCCCGGCACAGAGCCACAGGCAGGTAGGTGTGCCTTCCCAAGTCGGACTTGGCAGGAGCTTCCCAGTTAAGACTTAAAAGCGGACGATCAAGGAGTCAGCTAGATGGGAGGGGAAGGGATGCGTGAGGAATGGGGAACAAGCACGTGGGACACAGCGAGGCAGAGCAAACACGGCATGTGTGGGGGACTGCACACAAGTGGCCTAAGTGCCAGGGGTGGTGCGACACTCATCTGGAGGGCCAAAAACGTGCAGCCTGGCACACTCCATTGAAGAGTTTGCACTTTGGCGTGGAAAGGAGTCATGAAGAGTTTCAACATGGCTTTGCCTCAGGGTTTGTCGCTATGGCAACTCGGAGGCCAGAGGGTGGGACTGGAAGGTCAGGCCTTGTCCAGCTGGCACAACACTGCAGAAGGTCTGGAAGCGACTCACGCGGCCATGCTGTCACCAGCCTGCAGTGGTCTAGGGACCAGGGCAAGGCCCAGGCCAGCAAGAGCAGTCCCTGGAGACCAGTGCCTGGGAGCTGGGAATGTAGACCTAGAACAATGTCTCCAGCTGGAAAGCCCAGCGTCCATCCAAGTCCCCAGGAATCCGGGCTAGCTTCAGACTTGGAGGGGGCTGGGAAGCCTGAATCTCCATCAGAACGAACCGAGATGAAGAGAGACAAGGGTTGCTGGAATTTGGGAAATGCCAAGAACACCAGCACAGCACAGGACAGCCCACCCCCACTGGGGGGCTGTCGCCTGGGCAGAAGCAGCCCtgaacagccagagagagaggtgCCTGGGCAACACATGTTGGAGGAAGCCCCGAAGAGACCATCTCTGTCCTTCCATGTTATCGCCTAGTCAGGGACAGGGCCACGGGGTCACCAGGACCCAGGGTCTCCCAGTCTTCCATCCAGCAACCACCCAAAAGCACCTGCTTCCCACCAGAACCCTGTCCAGGCTCCAGGTGACCCAGCGGACACAGGAGCATCACACCCATTACACAGAGCATGTGTGCagctcatgtgcacatggaacatgaaCTGACAATCGTGTTAGGTAACAAAGGATTGAAAACTCCCATAAAGTAGAAACAGTACAAGAAGCAGCACTCTGGTCATAATGCAATAAAACCATAGTAACACTAAAAATCAAAGGAAGTCCTTCCAccagaagtttaaaaaattaaaccacaCTTGGGTAAAAGGGGAAATACAAACTCAAGTCacagtgtttctttttaaaaaagtaagatgAAATCACTACATATCAGAACCTAAAAATATGCTTAAGTCAGAGCAAAATTCAGACATa is a window of Manis pentadactyla isolate mManPen7 chromosome 3, mManPen7.hap1, whole genome shotgun sequence DNA encoding:
- the MRPL41 gene encoding 39S ribosomal protein L41, mitochondrial: MGLLSGAVRALMRGADRMSKWTSKRGPRTFCKSRGAKGTGVRALDGTFVQVKEMVPELVVPELAGFRLKPYVNYRAPAGTDTPLTARQLFQEAAAPAVAKDFENGTFDPEHLEKYGFEPTQEGKLFQLYPKNFPR